From the Caloenas nicobarica isolate bCalNic1 chromosome 2, bCalNic1.hap1, whole genome shotgun sequence genome, the window aatttCATTGCTTATTTCTCCCATCTTGCTGCCCAGTTTTTGTTTTAGCTGCCACTCTTTGATCCAGTCATATTTGCTCAGCAACTTTTCAGGAAGCTGGAAGTTgagagaagagaaggcagcaTAAGTCAAAAAAACCTTGAAAGGAAAAGCCACTGACTTGCACATCAttattttagtattaaaaaaccccaaatgaacaaaaaaaccaaaacaaacaccaccaaccCACACATTTTGACCTTAAAACGATCCCTCACATGATCTTCTGAACAGATATCATATTAAGATTGACCATAACTGAACACAACTTGCTCTTTATAATATGTGCTGGATAAAAGTTAAAATACTGGCCTATTACTATTTCCACATCTAAGCAATATATAAGCACTGGGCGGGGGGGTGGAAATCACCCCAAAGTAAtcatggccttttttttttttaacaaaaaaccaaaaacaaacaacgaaCTCCAGCGGCAGATGACAGTGACTGTGTTTGAAAGTATCCCTGATCAAACAGAAGGGAAGGTTTAAGATATGACGACATCCATCCAGAAGTCTCAGTGGAGAGACAACTAGTCTGCTCAGAACACacaaactgtgttttcttttcagggaACATAATTAAAACACTATGGTACAGGTTTTCttataataaagaaaacagccTGGGGATTACTTGATGCATCAGATCATACTTTAGTCTCAGATCTGCCCCTCACATGCTACACCTGCTCAGTTAAGAGCTTTTACAGTTGCATGCCCGGTTTTTTACCCTCATTTATTAACCCTTTTTACCACTAGAACTGGAAGAGCAACTTGTGTCTCACAATGAATTAAATGTTTGGCTAAAGCAGCACATACACCACCAGCCATCACCAGTCAGGTTTCACTTTGGGAGGACTCCAAGTTAGTAATATGTTCTCTTTAACAGCAACTAGGTATTTGTCAGATACACACATACCTCCTGCCACCCCAGCCTTGCATCCTGTGCTAATTGGACATATAGAACTAAATAATCAAAGATTAGATGCCAGTTACTTCTACAACCAGAAATGTGCACATAAAcaccattttaaattaaaaaaaaatccttgctaAAGTTGTACTGCTAGCTGTCACCACACGTTTCTCTTACATGCCCTCTGCTTTGATGTGTTAACAGTTTCTCATCTCAGTTTTACAGTGAACacctttttcaaaaaatgttaattatcaTATGACACATTTTCCTCTCTAaattagtaagaaaaaaatagatgaacATCACTAAAAACTGCAAAGTATACCATTTAAAAAAGTTTGCATGGTCTTCAAAGGAGCACTAGGAAACTATCTTCTCCAGTTTGATAATGTGGAGATGGTTGTCAGCTGGGAgaacatgtttttcttaaaaaaatatttttatgatttaCTGCTGCagtaagaaacattttaaaaaaatattttatcagtaaTTACAAAAACCTATCAGCACAAGTTTACTTAACAATGAACACAATGAAAAATTTTAAGACGGTCTCTATGATTCTACCTGAACTGCCAGCCTACGACACATTGGACTTTGATCATTTACATTTCCAGCAGCAACCTATACAACTGGAAACTTACTCCCCTGAAGTGGGACACTTCTCCATAGGCAGCGTCTTACATGTTTCTTCCATGTTCACTGATATCAAAAGGACTTTGTTGATGCAAGCCAATACCTGGAATACTTTTCTTCAGCTCCTAGTAATAcaccttgctttgcttttccatcaATACTCCACAAGAACAGTTCTTCGTGTCAGGCTGGAGTTGCTCTTGCACTTATTTTAAGTAATATTTAAGACACAGGTAACACAGAGATTCAGAAAAACCTGCAGCATCCAATTGGTTAATCTGCTTTCTAGAGAAACCATATATAGTACACAAGAATATATATGATTTTGAAAAGCTatggtttttttcaaatgtgtttaaaatgagTTGCCTATATTTTTCGTTGTTACCAGCTGTCTTGTGGGAAACCTCTTATTGATGTATTATATGCAGTAAGAAGAAACTAAGCGGGCAAGACAAAGACAGACAAGTTACATTACAGTCAGCACTACAGTTAACATTTATACATTACAAACTGGAAACTAAGAGGATCTGGATTCAATTCCAAGTTGAAAGAATCACTGtaaacccacaacaaaactgAACACTACCACTTCTCAATTCGAGTGATATTGAGAAGTGAGCACCTATAGCATAATAGACAAATGAGATCGTAAAGTAATCCAATAGGTCAGAACCAACATTCCTCTACtgtcagaaaaatcagattttgatACATACCACAGTAAAATCCTCGTTCTGCAGCCAGCCTGGTAACTGGGTAGTTTGGGTCAGGGCCTGGAACAAGGTTGCTCTGAGAGCACAATAGTTATCTCCTCGTACCGTCCTTATAGACGCAAACTTCTGAGCAACTGCTTCATATCcctagaaacaaacaaaaccaaaaccaaacaaaacacaacaaaaaacaacaataaaaaacaacaacaaacaaagaaacaaaccaccaaCACACAAAATCCAAATAACATGaaagcattaataaaatattttaaggtcaTGCACCAGTATCATAAAAGATATTGGAATATTAGCATCCAAATGCTAatgctactaaaaaaaaaaaaacggtgGGGGGGTTGATCCACTACCCATTTTGGAAGTTCAAATGCTTTTATGTCACAAACCATACTTTGAAAAAAACTTCTTCAGTTCTGCtgaataagaaacaaaaaaccaaagaaatccAAGTAGATAATTGGTTGTTGCATTTATTTGATGACAGAGCAGAAACATTATTGAAATGTGGGTAGCTAACccatttaagtttaaaaaaaaaaaaaaaaaatccaaacatgCACACATAAGACTACAAGTCTAAAAATACATCATGCTTACAAGAAGTTTCAGCAATACCCAACCAACcttatgctttattttttaccaTCCTAGCTCAAGATTAATTTAAGAAAACTAGTCcaaaaacctaccaaaaaataggaattcaagaaaaaaataagaagaactgagTCTATTCATTAAAGCTTCTggtcttaaaaaaatcaagcaattCACAAACTTCAGATACTCGTCTTCTATTAAAAAGTTTGGTTATCTGCTCTGCCATGTCAACCACGCACAAGATTACCATTTTAcggtaattaaaaaaaaaattaaaactccaATTGAAAACAGCGATGAAGAACAGTATTAATCAAACCCCTATATTATGAAGGAGCCTTACCAAAAAACACACTTTGAAtgaatacaaacaaaataatcttcCAGTTCACAGTCACTTCTAAGACCAGACACTGGAAAACTTTGTTATTGCACTTCCCATTTTAAGTATTGTTCCCATAGGACATCACCCACTAAacatacaaatgaaaacaaaaaggccAACAAAATTCAACAAAAAGAGAACTGATACCTTTCTCATCCTTTTTGCTACTGGTGTATTTCCTCTCCATTCTTTTCTGCAGTACTCCATGATGTCCATTTCAGGTGCAACGcttagtttattttctgttaaaacagaATATGTAACATTGTACAGAGAACTGTGAAAAAGAACAAcctagaaaaagaataaaatttctAAATACACtcaatcactttaaaaaaacattgaTGCCAAATGAGACTGGCAGCACAACCTATAGCTACGAAATAATTATTAGCTCCcaaggcagaaaaagagagcTTGCTCTGAAAATgacaactgaacaaaaatacTGATATAGTCCAAGAAAACAGAGAAcactctgctcctctcttctgaaaaatactaaTTGAGAAAGCGTAGAAATTAGTAAAGtactctttcattttcttagcAATCTGAACAACATTTGGCAAAAGTTTCTCTTCTTTCAGCAGCCAGACTACAAGGAAGAAGGATAATAGATCTTTCTGAATAAGCAAGAAACAATGGTAGAAAGAATAAATATGGTTGTCTTTTGGAATCCAAACAGCCTTCATTTTGAAACAGGTAGTAATAAGGTTATCAGGGAATCACAGCAACAGATGCTGCTATAACAACTATAAATAAGTGATTTTCAGGCACGACACTCAAAGATAAGGTATATGACTGCTTTCCAAAGAATTCACATTCTCTTGTGAAGTAAGTatggaaacacagggaaaaatataCTAAGAGCAACTAGTTTCACATAAAATCGATCTTTTCCTGAATTAAACCATACAAAGGACTCAGTCATTATAAGTAACTTCTATTGCACACAAGTATCTGTGCGTGAAAATCCTTGGAAATGAGGGTGTCAAATCACCAGAAATAAGTACTAGAATTAATTGTAATAGTGTATTTGAAACAAAGTTTAAATGTACCTGAAGAGTTCGTCTtacaaagcagtattttctctctctctatttCTTCTGCGTCACGATACATGTCCTCTTCGCTGCAATGAAAATCAACACGTAACACATACCTCATGTAATAGCACAAATCTTACAGCAAttaatttaccttttttcccAGTTCACAATTACAGGCAAGTACTTAGGTCTTTCTCCGAGTATTTTTTCAACTCGATTTCATAAAACCAATATGagttctcagaaaaaaaagttttttaaaaaaacccctctcaaCTCTTCCCCTCTCTTATATAAGACACCTGCACTGGTAATAAACCACTGCCTGAATTTCTCTTCTGCTGGTTGTATGGAGACCACAGAGTACTAAAGTCCCTTTGTATTTGCAAATTTTACAGGAAATTTGCAAAAGATAGAAGGCAAAATGCCTTATTTTTTGAGTGTTTGAATACTGCAACCTATACCTGTAACTAAGAATGCATTGTTCACCAGAGCATTGTATCTACGCTTCACTGAGGCTGAGCAACCTGCATAGCATGAGCAGAATACATGACAGAACTTTGTGATGAAAAGTAGCCAGCTATCTACAGCTGGTTTGAATGTTATaaactcaaaaagaaaacaaaattttaagtgTGATCCAAATTGCAGCCTACGGGCTAACTGAGATCCAgacaaacatttcttccttgaatAATATGGGCTTTTTGGTCAAGGTATGCTGTCTTAAGAGTCAAATGCCTCCATCTGAGCCTATATAAAGACATTCTGAACTCAAGTTATGACCATAAAGGATGAAAATGGTGGCCTAAAAGGATGTAATTTCTATGAATAGCCTGGCATTATCAAGAGATCTCGAAGCTAGAGTGTGAACATTACTGTTGAAAATGGAGGTCCATACAgtgttcaaaaaaaaataaattgcacatTCCTTTAAATGTGATTCTGAGTGGCATTTGTCACGTAATTACATCTagcaaaaagctttaaaataacagtttcacagctaaaatacttcaaaaataaaaaaaccacactgcaAACATATTAGTAAATCATTTAGGTTTACTGCTAAAAGAAAGTTACActgaaaatttgtatttttaagaaagcacaTGGGCAGAAAAGAAGTGTAAGGTTATTATTCATTGACCAGTACTATTAGTAGCTTGTAACCTACTATTCAAAAAAAACCGAAACACCCACAGTgtgcttgaaaaagaaaaggaagaaatcaaggCAGTGACCCTGCCCCATGTTACACTAAGAGAGGACAAACAGTTgggaagactgcaagaaagggTTCAATGTAGCCAGCTGGTAATTACTCTCATTAAAGCTGAAAGAATACACTGGTAAATTAttactttgtatttctttttctttatatccAAGCCagcatacttttaaaaaaggtaaCATGTCTAATTCATTTGCATAAATTTCCcttgagaacaaaaaaaatgtctaGTATAAAGACAAATATAGGTTAATACCAGGAAACTGTCATCTACTGTGCAGTCATATGAAACTACAGTTTAGTTTTTACTAAAGGTCCAAACTGCCTCCTGGGTGCTCAAGTAGCTGCTTGAAATCTGATTCATAACAATACTAcataattattaattaaaagagaaagaatagaTGCAGTAGATATTAAACACAGTTCTCCATAAAAAGAGTACTATCTGCTGagatgaaaaatcacagaaatactTATCCCAAGTCTTTATCCTTGTTACAGTGTGGCACTGGACAAACCCTAATTTCCATGCATAATCTTATTTCTCAGCAGAGATCAACGCTTATGAAGAATTTCAAAAATACTTAACCTtgaaaatactattaaaaaaaccccaaacaacttGGTATCCAACAGCAGTGATCTCTAGTGTAGCTTATCTATAAgccaagcatttaaaatataaagcaacAACCTCCTGCTCTAAGCATGAGCAAACCTGCTTCTACAAGGGATTTCATGGGAGGTGGCGGGGCAGGGGGTTAGCATTACTTTGGGATATATcctcaaaaatacatttaggtTGTAATGCACAAAGATAAAAAACGTTCAACTTAGTAAACTAGTAAGGCCACTCAAAAAAGAAGTTTGATGTAAACAGCATCATGTTCCTTCTCCAGATACTATCCTATATTGTTTCTGCAAGTTGACAAGATAGAACACATACATTCAGGAACTAACAGATTAACATCCAGCATGAACAAGGCATTGCAATCTCACTGAAGTGTTTTGAAATCAAGGTAGCTAAGAGGTGCAATCCATCTGCACAGGCGCCTTCAGAGTTGAAAATGTATCCCAACACTGTTATAGCACAACAACTGATAGTAAATCTGTTGAAACAAGCATGTGGAAACCAAAGCCTTTCCCCATTAGCCTTCACATTAATATTTGACAGAGTGACAATAAAATAACAGATGGAAAAGAATCGTTAAATGAAAACGTGaatgcacaaaagaaaaaaaaacacacagtacttaaaaggggcctataagaaagataaGTACAGACTTTATCAGGGCCTCTTACAATAGGAtaaggagtaatggttttaaactaaaggaggggagattcagactagacatgaggaagaaattttttacaatgagggtggtaaaacactggcccaggttgcccagagcggtggtagatgccccatccctggagacattcaaggccaggctggatggggctctgagcaacctgatctagttgaagatgtccctgctcattgcagggcgTCAGACTAGATAACCattaaggtcctttccaaaccaaactactctatgattctattaattATTTGAACTAGTAAATCAGATTCTGCTGATCAAAACataccaaggaagaaaaaaaaaaaaaaagaatgacagaTTTCACTTAAGAGTATCCTGGACTTCGcaatttataaacaaaaaacctcacaccaaaaaaacctaaaccctAACAACTTAAGACAACAGTAAGCAAAACTAGgctggagagaagggaaagagctataagcaaaaatataaatagtttTATACTAACAGATTTGCAGGACTGGAACTTCCAGCACTGAAGATaccatatgaaaaaaacccacaatgctTAAAGTCTTCCATTTATTATCATGAAGGGatgaacatttaattttttatgtcaGATTAAACTCATTGCTATTAATAGTTCGTTTAAAGGCATATTAGATCAAATAGAATTAGAATGCCAAGCAGcagctactttaaaaaattcagaaggaTAGAGAACCTTACGTACCACACTTTTGCCAACATATGAAACACACTTACTACATATTTATATGAAACTGTGTATTAAGTGtgcattaatattaaaaaactcACATGAACATATTAGATTGTGCTTAGATTTTTAGTAATTTCAGTActaaataagatttttaaagcatCCTTGAAAACATATACTTATTTTTAGTGACTTTTTCACTAAGGCGGCACTTATTGTAGATTTTGGATGTTGTATAAAATAGTCTACTGGCTACCTATAGGAAGAGGATTAATTAGAAATCACTTCTTTTACTAACATATTGTTCAACGACATAAAGACACGATTAATGTGCATTAATTTTGTGTTCAGAAGTTTGGACTatcttttcttaaaactttCACATATATTTCTTCCTCTAGATACCAAGTATTCTGGTAAAGACTTCTACTGTCAAATCTGAATCACACAACTAAATTTTTACTTCAGCCTATAGCAAGAggtttacaaaggaaaaaaacaaaaacaaaacaaaaaacccaaacaaacaaaaaaacccaccacaccaaaaaaagttGAAGTGTTTGGCTTAAAAAAGCTCTTCCATGCTTGCCAGCACTGCACCTAACAATGTGTTCACAGGTTAAAACCAAGTTACCAGAGTATCTGCCTTCAATTCTTAGTTTCCCATGCTCTGTATCCTACCCTTAAGAGCTTAATTCATCAGTTATTCCTTTAGATGGGGAAAGAAGACCACCAgtaaagtataaaaataagtaGTTTATCTAAAAGGTGAAGTTGGTCTTCGAAGTTTAAGAGTTGACATTTATACCTATATGAAATTTTGCCAAGAAATTCACTTTCATGAAATGAAAGTACCCCTCCCTTTTTATAGAAAAgctgttaaaatattaataaaaattctCACCTGTCCTCTGATGACTCTATTGCTGAATAATTAGTAGACACAGGTGGATATAGTTCACAGTTTCCAAACGCATCCTGATCTGTCACAAGTGACTTAATCATATCTGTCTTCTCAGGTCTCCCAGTACTTCTGTATGCATAGCCTTTTCTTATTTCCAGTGTAGAATGCTCTTTCTGGTCAGTAGCTGCACTTGCTGAACCAAGTTCATTAGAAGGAACACCAACTTCCTTTTCATGCTTCATCAACTGTATAGCAACACACTCTCTTTTCTGTGCCTGTTCCGCATCCACAGAAAGGCTGGTCGGTTCTGTCATCTGCCCTTGAAAATTAACCTGGCTTTGAAGAATGGAGAAATAGAAGAGTATTTCTCAGGGAAGAACAAAAGCATGTGTTTTAGAAAATTACAATATTTCAATGGTTATTTATATTCCAAGGATTCAGAGAGTTACTGAAGTTattaaaaagcaagaacaaaaccCAGAATAGTTTGGTAAGATAAAACAGCACACAAGCTATTTTCAAACATATCTCCTGGGAAAGCCAATTTCATTTCTTACCAAGGCTAATCTGTGCCAGTTCCTCAAACACAACCTAAACACTTGCTCTTCTTAAGGGGCACTATCACCTAAAATCCTgaggattaaaaagaaatcccaatGAAACAAGTTTCAGTCCTGCAATAGGAGTATTTTTAGAAACTCACCTGGTGCTCCATGAAATTTTCCATTGCATGAGGACTACTGCTTAAAGGAAAACCCACTAACCTTTGTTTCTTCCAATACGATTTTCTAAATTACTGtaagaaccacagaatgttagggattggaagggacctcaaaagatcatctagtccaatccccctgctggagcaggaacacctagatgaggttacacaggaaggcgtccaggcgggttttgaatgtctccagagaaggagactccacaacctccctgggcagccttttccagtgttttgtcaccctcactgtgaagatgttgcttctcaaatttaaatggaacctcctgcattccagtttgtacccgttgccccttgtcctctcATTGGTTGTcagcaagaagagcctggctccatcctcctgacactcaccctttccatattgatcaccatgaatgaggtctcccctaagtctcctcttctccaagctaaagagacccagctccctcagcctttcctcgtaagggagatgctccactcccttcatcatctttgttgccctgagctggactccctccagtagttccctgtccttcttgaactgaggagcccagaactggacacaatattccagatgaggtctcaccagggcagagtagaggaggaggagaacaagATCTCCTTCAGTCCATTGTAGTAAGTTGTCCAAAAGCTTAGAATGTGCTTCAGGAACGTTTAACTTTAAATTTATCTTCGACAGATGCATAACCCCTCCCCTAAAAATCACGGGTTGCTTTGCGGTTGCTACATTCGCGCTCCAGACAGCTCTGTCAATCCGCACACCTTGGCCTCATCGCTCCCAGCGCTGCTCCCCGGGGAAGGTGGCCCCAGGCCCGGCGCAGCACACCCTCAGCCGTACCCACACCGCGCCGGGCAGCCGAGCGCTCACCTATCC encodes:
- the OTULIN gene encoding ubiquitin thioesterase otulin isoform X4; protein product: MRPSQVNFQGQMTEPTSLSVDAEQAQKRECVAIQLMKHEKEVGVPSNELGSASAATDQKEHSTLEIRKGYAYRSTGRPEKTDMIKSLVTDQDAFGNCELYPPVSTNYSAIESSEDSEEDMYRDAEEIEREKILLCKTNSSENKLSVAPEMDIMEYCRKEWRGNTPVAKRMRKGYEAVAQKFASIRTVRGDNYCALRATLFQALTQTTQLPGWLQNEDFTVLPEKLLSKYDWIKEWQLKQKLGSKMGEISNEIKEYLILLRKKWKNISEIKGPVEKQEACDTLFKNEEEEYSLYEALKFLMLNTAIELYNDDKNGRRVPVFSWLLFARDTSSNPCQLMHNHLNHIGHSGGLEQVEMFLLAYALQYTIQVYRLYKYNTDEFITLYPNDPQEDWPVVTLITEDDRHYNIPVRMCQETVL
- the OTULIN gene encoding ubiquitin thioesterase otulin isoform X3, with the translated sequence MVINMERVNFQGQMTEPTSLSVDAEQAQKRECVAIQLMKHEKEVGVPSNELGSASAATDQKEHSTLEIRKGYAYRSTGRPEKTDMIKSLVTDQDAFGNCELYPPVSTNYSAIESSEDSEEDMYRDAEEIEREKILLCKTNSSENKLSVAPEMDIMEYCRKEWRGNTPVAKRMRKGYEAVAQKFASIRTVRGDNYCALRATLFQALTQTTQLPGWLQNEDFTVLPEKLLSKYDWIKEWQLKQKLGSKMGEISNEIKEYLILLRKKWKNISEIKGPVEKQEACDTLFKNEEEEYSLYEALKFLMLNTAIELYNDDKNGRRVPVFSWLLFARDTSSNPCQLMHNHLNHIGHSGGLEQVEMFLLAYALQYTIQVYRLYKYNTDEFITLYPNDPQEDWPVVTLITEDDRHYNIPVRMCQETVL
- the OTULIN gene encoding ubiquitin thioesterase otulin isoform X5 — encoded protein: MTEPTSLSVDAEQAQKRECVAIQLMKHEKEVGVPSNELGSASAATDQKEHSTLEIRKGYAYRSTGRPEKTDMIKSLVTDQDAFGNCELYPPVSTNYSAIESSEDSEEDMYRDAEEIEREKILLCKTNSSENKLSVAPEMDIMEYCRKEWRGNTPVAKRMRKGYEAVAQKFASIRTVRGDNYCALRATLFQALTQTTQLPGWLQNEDFTVLPEKLLSKYDWIKEWQLKQKLGSKMGEISNEIKEYLILLRKKWKNISEIKGPVEKQEACDTLFKNEEEEYSLYEALKFLMLNTAIELYNDDKNGRRVPVFSWLLFARDTSSNPCQLMHNHLNHIGHSGGLEQVEMFLLAYALQYTIQVYRLYKYNTDEFITLYPNDPQEDWPVVTLITEDDRHYNIPVRMCQETVL
- the OTULIN gene encoding ubiquitin thioesterase otulin isoform X1; protein product: MSGQRRAGRAAAGGGALPAPQRPGRRGPGVGAASCARRGADTAAGGAGRCRARGPAGRRVPDSQVNFQGQMTEPTSLSVDAEQAQKRECVAIQLMKHEKEVGVPSNELGSASAATDQKEHSTLEIRKGYAYRSTGRPEKTDMIKSLVTDQDAFGNCELYPPVSTNYSAIESSEDSEEDMYRDAEEIEREKILLCKTNSSENKLSVAPEMDIMEYCRKEWRGNTPVAKRMRKGYEAVAQKFASIRTVRGDNYCALRATLFQALTQTTQLPGWLQNEDFTVLPEKLLSKYDWIKEWQLKQKLGSKMGEISNEIKEYLILLRKKWKNISEIKGPVEKQEACDTLFKNEEEEYSLYEALKFLMLNTAIELYNDDKNGRRVPVFSWLLFARDTSSNPCQLMHNHLNHIGHSGGLEQVEMFLLAYALQYTIQVYRLYKYNTDEFITLYPNDPQEDWPVVTLITEDDRHYNIPVRMCQETVL
- the OTULIN gene encoding ubiquitin thioesterase otulin isoform X2, translated to MHLSKINLKLNVPEAHSKLLDNLLQWTEGDLVLLLLYSALVNFQGQMTEPTSLSVDAEQAQKRECVAIQLMKHEKEVGVPSNELGSASAATDQKEHSTLEIRKGYAYRSTGRPEKTDMIKSLVTDQDAFGNCELYPPVSTNYSAIESSEDSEEDMYRDAEEIEREKILLCKTNSSENKLSVAPEMDIMEYCRKEWRGNTPVAKRMRKGYEAVAQKFASIRTVRGDNYCALRATLFQALTQTTQLPGWLQNEDFTVLPEKLLSKYDWIKEWQLKQKLGSKMGEISNEIKEYLILLRKKWKNISEIKGPVEKQEACDTLFKNEEEEYSLYEALKFLMLNTAIELYNDDKNGRRVPVFSWLLFARDTSSNPCQLMHNHLNHIGHSGGLEQVEMFLLAYALQYTIQVYRLYKYNTDEFITLYPNDPQEDWPVVTLITEDDRHYNIPVRMCQETVL